A part of Myxococcus xanthus genomic DNA contains:
- a CDS encoding 3-oxoacyl-ACP reductase family protein: protein MMAFSGKAALVTGGTRGIGAAIVRHLAKGGADVAFTYANSGDKAATLVGELKALGRRAVAIQADNGDPDAVRGAVDRAASELGRLDILVNNAGIFPSGPFEKVTLEELDRTLAIHVRGVFVASQAALAHMPQGGRIISIGSCFAQRVPYGGVTLYSMSKSALIGLTKGLAREVGERGITVNVIDPGSTDTDMNPATGPAVAAELALMSLKHYAQPEDIAATVGHLASASGRFITGTSIAVDGGFSA, encoded by the coding sequence ATGATGGCGTTCAGTGGCAAGGCGGCGTTGGTGACAGGTGGCACGCGTGGCATCGGCGCCGCCATCGTTCGGCATCTGGCAAAGGGAGGGGCGGACGTAGCCTTCACCTATGCGAACTCTGGCGACAAAGCGGCCACGCTGGTCGGTGAACTCAAGGCACTCGGCCGACGGGCCGTGGCCATCCAGGCGGACAACGGAGACCCCGACGCCGTCCGTGGCGCAGTCGACCGCGCGGCGTCCGAGTTGGGCCGCCTGGACATCCTGGTCAACAACGCCGGCATCTTCCCTTCCGGACCGTTCGAAAAGGTCACACTCGAGGAACTCGACAGGACGCTGGCAATCCACGTTCGAGGCGTGTTCGTCGCGTCTCAAGCCGCGCTCGCGCACATGCCGCAGGGTGGCCGCATCATCTCGATTGGTTCCTGCTTCGCGCAGCGCGTGCCCTATGGCGGAGTCACGCTCTACTCGATGAGCAAGTCCGCCTTGATCGGCCTGACGAAGGGCCTGGCACGGGAAGTCGGCGAGCGCGGCATCACAGTGAACGTGATCGACCCCGGGTCGACGGATACCGACATGAATCCGGCGACCGGGCCCGCCGTCGCGGCCGAGTTGGCGCTCATGTCCCTTAAGCACTACGCGCAGCCCGAGGACATCGCCGCCACCGTCGGGCACCTGGCGAGTGCCAGCGGGCGATTCATCACAGGCACCTCTATCGCGGTCGATGGTGGCTTTTCGGCTTGA
- a CDS encoding DMT family transporter: MAWIVLILAGCLEIAWALALKRADGLTRFWPSVIGIGLAMVSLVLLSLALKQLPVGTAYDVWVGMGMCGVAVFGMLFLGEQVSAPRIFFLVMIGIGVAGLRAIER; this comes from the coding sequence ATGGCATGGATTGTGTTGATATTGGCCGGGTGTCTGGAGATCGCCTGGGCGCTCGCGCTCAAGCGAGCCGACGGCCTGACCCGGTTCTGGCCCAGTGTCATCGGCATCGGCCTCGCCATGGTCAGCCTGGTGCTGCTGTCGCTCGCCTTGAAGCAGCTGCCCGTCGGAACGGCCTACGATGTCTGGGTGGGGATGGGCATGTGCGGCGTCGCGGTCTTCGGCATGCTATTTCTCGGCGAACAGGTCTCGGCACCACGTATCTTCTTCCTGGTGATGATCGGCATCGGCGTCGCTGGCCTGCGGGCAATCGAGCGATGA
- a CDS encoding TetR/AcrR family transcriptional regulator yields MTPRKVKTKKPSAVMGRPRGFDRDEALVEAMRVFWARGYEGTSIQDLVDAMGVNKPSLYSIFGCKEELFREAVELYDRLEGIHTTRSLEDAPSARAAVEEMLRANARAYTASDKPRGCMIVLSSLLGSPENERVRTFLAENRLRGERALKQRLERGILDGDLPASAEVGMLAAFYTTVLEGLSIQSRDGASAKKLAAIIDAAMLAWPT; encoded by the coding sequence ATGACTCCGCGCAAGGTGAAGACGAAGAAGCCTTCCGCTGTGATGGGCCGCCCCCGCGGGTTCGACCGCGACGAGGCACTCGTGGAGGCGATGCGGGTGTTTTGGGCGCGCGGCTACGAGGGCACGTCCATCCAGGATCTGGTCGATGCGATGGGCGTCAACAAGCCCAGCCTCTATTCCATCTTCGGCTGCAAGGAAGAGCTCTTCCGCGAAGCCGTTGAACTCTACGACCGGCTCGAAGGCATTCACACCACCCGCAGCCTGGAGGATGCTCCGTCCGCACGCGCGGCGGTGGAGGAGATGCTGCGCGCCAATGCGCGGGCCTACACCGCCAGCGACAAACCTCGGGGGTGCATGATCGTCCTGTCTTCGCTCCTGGGCTCGCCGGAGAACGAGCGGGTCAGGACCTTCCTCGCGGAGAATCGCCTCAGGGGTGAGCGTGCGCTGAAGCAGCGACTCGAGCGAGGCATTCTCGATGGAGACCTCCCTGCATCCGCCGAGGTGGGGATGCTCGCCGCGTTCTACACCACGGTGCTGGAGGGCTTGTCGATACAGTCTCGCGATGGCGCCTCCGCGAAGAAGCTCGCCGCCATCATTGATGCCGCGATGCTCGCTTGGCCGACATGA
- a CDS encoding sensor histidine kinase yields the protein MKRLTDSLAPRLIAAVLATQLIVITGLMLFWMVFSHSVSHDDLSAATSQRRVAESITLDPAGAPRIEPSSALRAYQARRPQLAYAVYLDGRLVSGSSQQLAHAISPRGWAAPGANLEPAPTLADLYRHFPDLQCVQLLAECGDPVIALGEGQRANVSMFPIHGIGTAVVVTSGNRLGLDDLPTALLTLIPRVMKLFGSAVLATVLVLPLMLRRALQPLTRAANAASGIGLETLDQRLSPDGVPKEIQPFVTAINQLLERLERGVSRQQLFVANAAHELRTPVAILCARLDSLGDSPATRDLRRDATRLGLMVDQLLAAFRMQGQTPADWRALDLVQQLRDLISDMAPLALRSGRAIALEAASPSEMVLGQADGLRSALANLLDNALRAEPAGGTVIVRMEASTSSVTVDVVDHGPGVEESDRENIFEPFWRREGQWSGTGLGLAIARRISEGHGGSLQHLPTEGGGATFRMRVGRSPAGRSIDPSACCKD from the coding sequence ATGAAGCGTCTCACGGACTCCCTGGCGCCGCGCCTGATCGCGGCCGTCCTCGCAACGCAGCTCATCGTCATCACCGGGCTGATGCTGTTCTGGATGGTGTTCTCCCACTCCGTCTCGCACGACGATCTGTCCGCCGCGACCTCCCAACGTCGCGTCGCCGAGTCGATCACGCTGGACCCGGCAGGCGCCCCTCGCATCGAGCCCTCGAGCGCTCTGCGCGCCTATCAGGCACGACGTCCGCAGCTGGCCTACGCCGTGTACCTGGACGGCCGCCTGGTGTCCGGATCATCGCAGCAGCTTGCCCACGCGATCTCTCCACGCGGCTGGGCCGCACCTGGCGCGAACCTCGAACCGGCGCCCACCCTCGCCGACCTGTACCGGCACTTCCCCGACCTGCAGTGTGTGCAGCTGCTTGCTGAGTGCGGAGATCCGGTGATCGCCCTCGGAGAGGGCCAGCGCGCGAACGTCTCGATGTTCCCGATCCACGGCATCGGGACCGCGGTCGTCGTGACGAGCGGCAATCGCCTCGGACTGGATGACCTGCCAACCGCGCTGCTGACGCTGATTCCGCGCGTGATGAAGCTGTTTGGTTCGGCCGTCCTCGCCACCGTCCTCGTGCTGCCACTGATGCTGCGTCGCGCGCTACAACCCCTCACGAGGGCCGCCAACGCCGCATCCGGCATCGGCCTCGAGACGCTGGACCAGCGGCTGTCGCCCGATGGCGTGCCCAAGGAGATCCAGCCCTTCGTCACGGCCATCAATCAGCTGCTGGAAAGGCTCGAGCGCGGCGTCTCCCGCCAGCAACTGTTCGTCGCCAATGCCGCGCACGAGTTGCGCACCCCTGTGGCGATTCTCTGCGCCCGGCTCGACTCCCTGGGCGACAGCCCCGCCACGCGCGACCTGCGGCGCGATGCGACGCGGCTGGGGCTGATGGTCGACCAGCTGCTCGCGGCTTTCCGCATGCAGGGACAGACCCCGGCGGATTGGAGAGCGCTGGATCTGGTCCAGCAGCTGCGTGATCTGATCAGCGACATGGCGCCGCTGGCGCTGCGGAGCGGACGAGCCATCGCCCTGGAAGCCGCATCGCCCTCCGAGATGGTGCTGGGACAGGCCGATGGCCTTCGGTCGGCGTTGGCCAACCTGCTCGACAATGCGCTGCGCGCCGAGCCCGCTGGCGGGACGGTGATCGTCAGGATGGAAGCCAGCACGTCCAGCGTCACGGTCGACGTCGTCGATCACGGCCCCGGCGTCGAGGAGTCCGACCGAGAGAACATCTTCGAGCCCTTTTGGCGCCGGGAAGGTCAGTGGAGTGGAACCGGGTTGGGTCTGGCCATCGCCCGCCGCATCTCGGAAGGCCACGGCGGTAGCCTGCAGCACCTGCCCACAGAAGGCGGCGGCGCGACATTCCGGATGCGGGTGGGAAGATCTCCCGCAGGAAGAAGCATCGACCCGTCAGCGTGTTGCAAGGATTGA
- a CDS encoding response regulator transcription factor — protein MRALLVEDEPELARLVANEATSQGFSVDAVASVTEARSAIHLGAYAIVLLDRRLPDGDGLCLIPELRAMQPEAGVLVISAMGDVPERVAGLDAGADDYMGKPFHADELRARIRSVLRRPAQARQLQPVRCGAIEYDLGSRQMTVQGRPLLLRRREASLLAALMRRARRVVQRDTLIKEVYGFDEEPSANTLEAHISRLRRRLEDCGAGVVLHPVRGVGYLIDEP, from the coding sequence ATGCGTGCGCTCCTTGTCGAGGATGAGCCGGAACTCGCGCGGCTGGTGGCAAATGAAGCGACGTCCCAGGGCTTCTCGGTCGACGCCGTGGCTTCGGTCACCGAGGCCCGTAGCGCGATCCATCTGGGCGCCTACGCGATCGTGCTTCTGGACCGCCGCCTGCCCGATGGCGACGGCCTGTGCCTGATTCCCGAGCTCCGTGCCATGCAGCCGGAGGCGGGCGTGCTGGTGATCAGCGCGATGGGAGATGTCCCGGAGAGAGTCGCAGGCCTGGATGCGGGTGCGGATGACTACATGGGAAAGCCTTTCCATGCAGACGAGCTGCGGGCGCGCATCCGCTCGGTGCTGCGACGGCCTGCACAGGCGCGACAGCTGCAGCCGGTGCGCTGCGGCGCCATCGAGTACGACCTCGGCTCCAGGCAGATGACGGTGCAGGGAAGGCCGCTGCTGCTTCGCCGGCGCGAGGCCTCGCTGCTGGCCGCCCTGATGCGCCGCGCGCGGCGGGTCGTCCAGCGCGACACCCTCATCAAGGAGGTCTACGGGTTCGACGAGGAGCCCAGTGCCAACACCCTGGAAGCACACATCTCCAGGCTGCGGCGGCGGCTCGAGGATTGTGGCGCGGGTGTGGTGCTGCACCCGGTCCGGGGCGTCGGCTATCTTATCGACGAGCCATGA